Within Diospyros lotus cultivar Yz01 chromosome 15, ASM1463336v1, whole genome shotgun sequence, the genomic segment TTCCTTGAGAACTATCCACTACCACCACATTCACCCCAGCCTTCACCAAATGCTCCAACCTTTCTTTATCCGTTTCCCGCGTCCCAATGGCCGCCCCGACCAAGAATTTCCCGTCAGGCCCAATAGATGGCGCCCCCAGCTTTGGAAACCCCCGAATTCTCTCCACATCCTCTGCAGTTACCAAATTCACCACTTCCCCTCCGTCTTCATCATTCACCAAAGGCACAAATTCGAGATCTTTCGCCGCCAAATACGCGGCAACTTCCTCGAAATGGTAGTTCGAGGGCGCCGAAACCAGCGATTTGAGCATGTAATCAGAAACCCTGGCGTCTTTGTCAGTCAAGGACTCCCAATCGGACTTGGCGACCACGCCTAAGAGCTTGGACTTGCTGGTTCCGGACTCGGTAACCAGAACGCAGGGCGACGAACCAAATTCATCGAGTGAATTGACGGAATCGGAAGGCGATTTGAAAACGAGATCGGAGTGTAAGGGGAGGCGGTGAGACTTGGCAGCGCGGACGATGGAGGCCTGGCGGGAGGCGGCGTTGTTGGAGTGGACGATGCCAATGCCGCCGAAAGCGGCCATGGAGACGGCCATGGCAGTCTCAGTGACGGTGTCCATGGGGGAGGAGACGCAAGGGATGGAGAGGCGGAGGTTGCGGCTGAGCTTAGTGGACAACTGGACGGCGTCGGTGGGGAAGTCGATGTAGTGGGGGAGGAAGATGACATCGTCGTACGTGTAGGAGTAGCCCTGGTTAAAGAGCCTCTCGGCCGGAAAGCCGTCGTCGATCGGAGCTCCAACCATGGCGCCGCCGGTGttacagagagggagagaaggagCTAGGGCTCAgtatataataaatttgattattataatttatattattaattgattatttaaattatttttattatatatataatttaatttatttattttttaaaatttaaaattttaaatgttataattttatatataacttaaatgttataattttaattttaactttattttttaatattttaaaattttgacatgttttcaatgtaataattaattgtcaggagaaatatgttaaatgatatatggataatcaattttgaaaatttggttatcatcatttatataattaattaattatttaaattatttttattttatatatagattaattaatttaaatttatttttttataattttaaatattataattttatatataactaaatgttataattttatttttttacagtattttttttttttgttactttcttaaaaatttgacctatcttaaatgtggtaattgattaacaagagaaatatgtaaagtcatataagaataatcaactttgaaaatttgattattatcatttatataattaattgattattttttgttattttttaactttatttgcaaacGTAGTAAAGTTTTTAGTACGATGAAGTTGGTAATTGATCCTAATTTGATCTCTAAATACGCGTGTATGCTAGAAGTAAGTCAGGTTAGTatagtatttaaaattttaaagtttgcAATGTGTTAAGAATGACTATGTGCTAAAACAC encodes:
- the LOC127792089 gene encoding inosine-5'-monophosphate dehydrogenase 2-like, with the protein product MVGAPIDDGFPAERLFNQGYSYTYDDVIFLPHYIDFPTDAVQLSTKLSRNLRLSIPCVSSPMDTVTETAMAVSMAAFGGIGIVHSNNAASRQASIVRAAKSHRLPLHSDLVFKSPSDSVNSLDEFGSSPCVLVTESGTSKSKLLGVVAKSDWESLTDKDARVSDYMLKSLVSAPSNYHFEEVAAYLAAKDLEFVPLVNDEDGGEVVNLVTAEDVERIRGFPKLGAPSIGPDGKFLVGAAIGTRETDKERLEHLVKAGVNVVVVDSSQGNSIYEMEMIKYMKKTYPELDVIGGNVVTKYQAQNLIQAGVDGLRVGMGSGSICTTQEVCAVGRGQATAVYKVSSIAEESGVPVIADGGISNSGHIVKALVLGASTVMMGSFLAGSNEAPGAYEYQGDRRVKKYRGMGSLEAMRKGSDARYLGDTAKLKIAQGVVGAVADKGSVLKFLPYTMQAVKQGFQDLGASSMQSAHDLLRSSVLRLEVRTGAAQVEGGVHGLVSYEKRSF